tgtaccaccaataatcatatatCATTAGTCCAtgaatttgtaatttttatcgAATGAAATTTCGGActctttaatttctttttcatctgGAATCTTTTCATTCATATGAAGTTTCACGCACATATGCGatgcttataataatttatatgtgtaATGCCATCTTGCAATGGTGCTCATTGTGAGAAAACAATATAGAACTggtatggaaaaaataacgagTACATGTAACGTTGGGATAAAAGCCGACCGTCTCAAAGGCGCCCTTTACACACGTTGTGCATGGATAATTATACAAGTATTATCATCATAACCATGATATATGATCAGGTAGGgtgccttatttttttacaattacgtgtaacatttttttctttgaaaTGCGTCATATGTCGTATAGCTTGGGACAATCTACAATTATGGTAACTTCTGTTGGAAGACTTATTATTACTGAATTTAGAGTTCCAATTCCAACGGGTTTAATGATTTAGGCAAGGTTCATGTACCTTTCGTGTGTACACAATTTGTACAttctatattttatattctaAATTCTCTAAGCGAACCCTAGTAATGTTACATCTATAGTTAAAATGAACATTCGAATTACAGGTATctgtgcttattttttcataactgCCTTCATAGGAATCCAAAGAATTCTACTGCACATTATCGTAAATATAGGAACAAACTAAGGAAAGTTAATCATTCATGTTGCCTTGGTTTCATCCGTTAAATCCATTTTTCTAAGAATTccttgaataatttttttttgaagaattttGTGAGCACATGGAGttcgttctttttctctcttctCGTATATGCAACTTAGCATCCTAATTCTAGTATATCGTACTGATCATCAGAAGGGCCATTAGCTCATAGGTTATAACCATGTGCCTTTCCAGGAGGCTCATCGAACATTCGTTCATGGAATCGTTCTTTTCGAATGTCGTATGCTACGTGTCTAGAACACattcattattttcctcGTACACTCTTTACCGCGGTTATAGCGCTCAATAGTCTCTGGCTTTCTTCTGTACCAAGTGTCTCCTGTATCTTGTCCTGAGTTCTTTTGGGCATCTTTCTCTTTTAACGAATTATGGAGACGTTCGTACGATTCTGGTGGTGCGAAATATGTGAAGAGAATTGTAGAGACATTCAAGGATGGGTACATGTAGTCTTAACATGTATTCTAAATTGAGCAGCAAATGGACTTGCATGTTATGTTTGTGTATCGAGTACAATAATTCTTAACCCTACATAACATGAATAAAATAGAGCGCAACAGAATATGATTATTATTCGGAGTGGTCATACAGACAATGGGACGACGTCCTTCTTGTGAACGGTATGCATGTGTTTACATCTGCATGTATAATTACACTATGCCGGTATTTATTACATGTTTCTCTGTATGCTCCGAATGTTTCATAACCATCCTGATCAGCAttatgttcatatttctGTATGTACGCTTTATATGGTCCCGCAAATTACTAAGTACACACATATTCGTTGTATCCTTTCGATTCCATTAGTGTTTCATGTGCATCATGAATGCATGCATTGTCCAATTAATTCATCAGACTCCGTTTACATTCCACACATAACGTTCTCTGTGTGATACGTACATGATAACAGGTCATGTCTTTTCTTATCATACAACTTTTCTTGAAGTTTAATGCACCATGATATGGCAATTTAACTCGGGGAGTGTATTAACAATGGCTTGATTATTTAGAATGGGTGCTTCGGGAATTTACTACGTTTTGATATATTacaggtttagggttcagggtttagtgTGCGAGGTCAGGGTACTGGGAATGGTAGTCCTGTGAATCATGCTGGCATCAGAATGACCCGCAACACATGATGTGCAATTCTCCCTTTATGAatgtggggggggggagttgAACTAAACCCCCCCTCGCATGCAGTCAACTAATATAGTACCACCATAACCCCTTCACGCAGGCAGCGACATTGGTTCAAGTAAGGCAGGTACAAAGACACCTGGTCAGAAGGACTCCGGGAGTCCTTCTCCTTGTACCAGTGGTCATGGGCAGGCGAAAGATAAGAATATCGAAGGTACACAAAACAAAGATAAGAAAACGGAAGGATCCCCTAatcaaggaaaaaatacagaagGCCTACAGAATCAGGGTAAGGGACCTGAGATACCACCACTTAAAGTGCAGGAAGCACCAAAGGAGGTTGTTTccgaaaagaaaattcccGCTAAGAATCCTGTTGCAGCTGGTACAAATGATGGATCAAGTAGTGAGAATCCACAAGGGCCACCAGTTAACACAGATGCAAAAACTTCCAGGGACAATACTACAACTAAACAAAGTAAAGCGCCAGAGAGGCCCTGTAAGGCGAACACTGTTGAGAGCACTCCTCCAGATAAGGCAGGAGGGTTGTCAGATAGAGAGGGTCAACCGGAAGGGAACACGGCCAAGTCATCGAACGAGAAGGACTCTAAAAGTTCCACTAATGCACATGTAGTAGTCACTTTTGAAACCACTCCTCATCAGTCGGAACCTGTTGTATCCGGTGTGCACCCAAGTGTACTGAGTCCCCATGGTTCCACGGGTCCCGGTGGTGACAAAGGTGATACTAATCAGAGAAGCCAAGATTTTGGGACAGGTGTGCACTCGGGTGCACCTGGTCAGAATGATGTTTTAGGACCAGGAAGAGGAAGTGGAGGACCAGAAGGAAGTAGTTCttcaggaggagaaggaccaGGGGGTACAGGAGCAGGAACAGAACAAGAAACAGGAGAAGGAGATGGGGGAGATAGTCTTGGTCCATCTGGACAACCTGGTCCTGAACTTGGTTCCTCCGTTTCCACTGGTCCCCGTTTTACTGGTAATCAGAACACTGGTTCCCCCCGTCCTGCTTCGACCAGTACATATAATCCCGACACTCTCAGTTACAGTTCTACTTCTGATCAGAATACTCAACAGATTAATGGTGCTCCTGTAATTAACGTTCCAGGTGCGGGTTTCCCCGTTGTGCCAAGTGCTGGTGTTCCTGGTGCTGGAACTCCCGCAGCTCCTGCAGGAAATGGTGTACAGCAACGAGGTGCTGTTCCGGGCGCTGCTCCAGGTGTTGGTGGTCCCGCCCAAGATACCACTTTACAAACGTCCCTGAATGCTGTTTCAGAAACTAAAGATGGGAGTCTACAACCAACTGTTCCAGTGGTTGACACACAAGGAAATAGTACCACTCCAACTCCATCTCCCACCCTGACAATAAATGGACATGGAACGGACATCACACAATCGACAGGAATAactaaaggggggggagggggtgtGCATGGGGGTCCAGTTGACTCAGGAACAACAATTGTAGGTTCGAACCCCCCTCCAAAAACAGATGATGGAGTTAATATCATCCCTTATATCTCGATCATTCCTATCGTGGTAGGAATCCTtattgtcactttttttcctttggaaGGTAAGCAatattacgaaaaaaaacagtacaAACAAAACTACTACGCACAACACACCAACAATACACATAAATTATGTGTGCTTTGTGCACAAGTACATTATTATGGTCATTATAATAACATTTCCTTCCCTACGCATTCTTTCCCACATTTCctccttcccttttccctttttttccttcggtTCAGTACTTTGCATTCCTCGGCAAACGAAGAAGGCGATATCGGAAAATAGAGCACTTAACAGACAAACCGCCCCCCTCATAAGAAAACATCATCGAACATATCGAACATGTCGAACATGTCGAACACATCGAACGCATTGAACACATAGAACCCGATCATCCATTAGCACCGGATGAAAATTATGGATATCGTATGGTGAAAGAAAGGCAGTAACCCAGACGTGGGACACAGATGCTTCAAAAGAGAAAACGTGGTGCCCATCTCCGTACCATTATTGACACCCATTTATAAGTTTTGGAAGAATGTCAAAAAGGAGATTCGGACTTAGCTAAAGAagaatttcttcaaatccTGGTGGAGCTATGTATGCAACACGAATTTATGAGTGAGAAGTTTATGGAAGAAGGAAACGCAGATGGTAATTTATTACATGGTCCTTCAGCAAACCATGATTCATCCAACAATGATTCCATAAGGacagaaattattttgttcaagGAGCAAGTACAATTACATTATAACTGGTTTAACACTTTTTTCCTATTAGAGANNNNNNNNNNNNNNNNNNNNNNNNNNNNNNNNNNNNNNNNNNNNNNNNNNNNNNNNNNNNNNNNNNNNNNNNNNNNNNNNNNNNNNNNNNNNNNNNNNNNNNNNNNNNNNNNNNNNNNNNNNNNNNNNNNNNNNNNNNNNNNNNNNNNNNNNNNNNNNNNNNNNNNNNNNNNNNNNNNNNNNNNNNNNNNNNNNNNNNNNNNNNNNNNNNNNNNNNNNNNNNNNNNNNNNNNNNNNNNNNNNNNNNNNNNNNNNNNNNNNNNNNNNNNNNNNNNNNNNNNNNNNNNNNNNNNNNNNNNNNNNNNNNNNNNNNNNNNNNNNNNNNNNNNNNNNNNNNNNNNNNNNNNNNNNNNNNNNNNNNNNNNNNNNNNNNNNNNNNNNNNNNNNNNNNNNNNNNNNNNNNNNNNNNNNNNNNNNNNNNNNNNNNNNNNNNNNNNNNNNNNNNNNNNNNNNNNNNNNNNNNNNNNNNNNNNNNNNNNNNNNNNNNNNNNNNNNNNNNNNNNNNNNNNNNNNNNNNNNNNNNNNNNNNNNNNNNNNNNNNNNNNNNNNNNNNNNNNNNNNNNNNNNNNNNNNNNNNNNNNNNNNNNNNNNNNNNNNNNNNNNNNNNNNNNNNNNNNNNNNNNNNNNNNNNNNNNNNNNNNNNNNNNNNNNNNNNNNNNNNNNNNNNNNNNNNNNNNNNNNNNNNNNNNNNNNNNNNNNNNNNNNNNNNNNNNNNNNNNNNNNNNNNNNNNNNNNNNNNNNNNNNNNNNNNNNNNNNNNNNNNNNNNNNNNNNNNNNNNNNNNNNNNNNNNNNNNNNNNNNNNNNNNNNNNNNNNNNNNNNNNNNNNNNNNNNNNNNNNNNNNNNNNNNNNNNNNNNNNNNNNNNNNNNNNNNNNNNNNNNNNNNNNNNNNNNNNNNNNNNNNNNNNNNNNNNNNNNNNNNNNNNNNNNNNNNNNNNNNNNNNNNNNNNNNNNNNNNNNNNNNNNNNNNNNNNNNNNNNNNNNNNNNNNNNNNNNNNNNNNNNNNNNNNNNNNNNNNNNNNNNNNNNNNNNNNNNNNNNNNNNNNNNNNNNNNNNNNNNNNNNNNNNNNNNNNNNNNNNNNNNNNNNNNNNNNNNNNNNNNNNNNNNNNNNNNNNNNNNNNNNNNNNNNNNNNNNNNNNNNNNNNNNNNNNNNNNNNNNNNNNNNNNNNNNNNNNNNNNNNNNNNNNNNNNNNNNNNNNNNNNNNNNNNNNNNNNNNNNNNNNNNNNNNNNNNNNNNNNNNNNNNNNNNNNNNNNNNNNNNNNNNNNNNNNNNNNNNNNNNNNNNNNNNNNNNNNNNNNNNNNNNNNNNNNNNNNNNNNNNNNNNNNNNNNNNNNNNNNNNNNNNNNNNNNNNNNNNNNNNNNNNNNNNNNNNNNNNNNNNNNNNNNNNNNNNNNNNNNNNNNNNNNNNNNNNNNNNNNNNNNNNNNNNNNNNNNNNNNNNNNNNNNNNNNNNNNNNNNNNNNNNNNNNNNNNNNNNNNNNNNNNNNNNNNNNNNNNNNNNNNNNNNNNNNNNNNNNNNNNNNNNNNNNNNNNNNNNNNNNNNNNNNNNNNNNNNNNNNNNNNNNNNNNNNNNNNNNNNNNNNNNNNNNNNNNNNNNNNNNNNNNNNNNNNNNNNNNNNNNNNNNNNNNNNNNNNNNNNNNNNNNN
The sequence above is drawn from the Plasmodium cynomolgi strain B DNA, chromosome 10, whole genome shotgun sequence genome and encodes:
- a CDS encoding SICAvar-like protein (putative) gives rise to the protein NIIEHIEHVEHVEHIERIEHIEPDHPLAPDENYGYLLEECQKGDSDLAKEEFLQILVELCMQHEFMSEKFMEEGNADGNLLHGPSANHDSSNNDSIRTEIILFKE